Proteins from a genomic interval of Microbacterium abyssi:
- a CDS encoding DUF3159 domain-containing protein codes for MSIPDAPRSDGDRDSVSASELIGAALGGAARRAGLDPADDASTQKVVWSAIGGWRGVLESVLPSLAFVILFTLRPDPLILSLGVSVGLAAVFTVVRLVQKSPPAAALGGLIAAGAAAGLALWTGRGADNFVPGLITNAVYGTVFLVTALVGWSLIGIAAGFLMGDATGWRADKRKRRAFRWLGIAWALLFFARLAVQLPLYLTDQVTALGTLKLIMGLPLFAPLIAVTWLVVRALYPRESPKDAASRS; via the coding sequence GTGAGCATCCCGGACGCACCGCGCTCCGACGGCGACCGCGATTCCGTATCCGCCTCGGAGCTCATCGGCGCGGCGCTGGGCGGCGCTGCCCGCCGTGCGGGACTCGACCCGGCAGACGACGCCAGCACGCAGAAGGTCGTCTGGTCGGCGATCGGCGGATGGCGCGGCGTCCTCGAATCCGTCCTCCCGAGCCTCGCGTTCGTCATCCTGTTCACACTGAGGCCCGATCCTCTCATCCTGTCGCTCGGCGTCTCGGTCGGCCTGGCTGCGGTGTTCACCGTCGTCCGCCTGGTGCAGAAGTCCCCGCCCGCGGCCGCGCTGGGCGGACTGATCGCCGCCGGTGCGGCAGCCGGCCTCGCGCTGTGGACGGGGCGCGGCGCGGACAACTTCGTGCCGGGCCTGATCACCAACGCGGTCTACGGCACGGTCTTCCTCGTCACCGCCCTGGTCGGCTGGTCGCTGATCGGGATCGCCGCCGGGTTCCTGATGGGGGATGCCACGGGGTGGCGGGCTGACAAGCGCAAACGTCGCGCTTTCCGCTGGCTCGGTATCGCCTGGGCCCTGCTGTTCTTCGCCCGCCTGGCCGTTCAGCTGCCGCTGTACCTGACCGATCAGGTCACCGCCCTGGGAACGCTCAAGCTGATCATGGGCCTCCCGCTGTTCGCCCCGCTCATCGCCGTCACCTGGCTCGTCGTGCGCGCCCTCTATCCCCGCGAGTCGCCGAAGGATGCGGCATCCCGCTCGTGA
- the dut gene encoding dUTP diphosphatase has translation MSDSVDLPIIASVMPHYAHPGDAGADLVAAEAVRLEPGERALVPTGVRIALPEGFAAFVVPRSGLAAKHGITIVNSPGTVDAGYRGEIKVSLLNTDSSSAYDVAVGDRIAQLIIMPVTRANFIPVDELPDSARGASGFGSTGYQTATPVAEQAGSTK, from the coding sequence GTGAGCGATTCCGTTGATCTTCCCATTATCGCGTCTGTCATGCCGCACTACGCCCATCCCGGCGACGCAGGAGCGGATCTCGTCGCCGCCGAGGCCGTGCGGCTCGAGCCCGGCGAGCGCGCGCTGGTGCCGACCGGCGTACGGATCGCGCTGCCCGAGGGGTTCGCCGCATTCGTCGTCCCGCGTAGCGGGTTGGCGGCCAAACACGGGATCACGATCGTCAACTCGCCGGGAACCGTCGACGCCGGCTACCGCGGCGAGATCAAGGTGAGCCTGCTGAACACGGACAGCTCGAGCGCGTACGATGTGGCCGTCGGGGACCGTATCGCTCAGCTGATCATCATGCCGGTGACCCGTGCGAACTTCATCCCGGTCGACGAGCTTCCGGACAGTGCGCGCGGTGCGAGCGGGTTCGGCTCGACCGGATACCAGACGGCGACCCCTGTCGCCGAGCAGGCAGGAAGCACGAAATGA
- a CDS encoding aconitate hydratase, protein MSTVNSFGAKSTLTVGSTDYEIFRIDTVPGFDKLPFSLKVLLENLLRTEDGANVTKAQIEALGSWDAAAEPNTEIQFSPARVVMQDFTGVPCIVDLATMREAVTALGGDPNKINPLSPAEMVIDHSVIADLFGTENALERNVEIEYERNGERYQFLRWGQTAFNDFKVVPPGTGIVHQVNIEHLAKVIYDRTNGGVLQAYPDTCVGTDSHTTMVNGLGVLGWGVGGIEAEAAMLGQPVSMLIPRVVGFKLTGEIPAGVTATDVVLTITDMLRKHGVVGKFVEFYGAGVASVPLANRATIGNMSPEFGSTAAIFPIDDVTTEYLRLTGRDDQAVALVEEYAKLQGLWHDPASEPVFSEYMELDLGTVVPSIAGPKRPQDRILLSEAKTQFEQDIVNYATPSTSDELVDLESKHSFPASDPGAGPGDEDHDTRPVHISSGVNGSSKPVPVTTPDGESYILDHGAVTLAAITSCTNTSNPSVMIAAGLLARKAREKGLKQKPWVKTTLGPGSKVVTDYYEKSGLDKDLEGLGFYTVGYGCTICIGNSGPLIEEVSTAVNEHDLAVTAVLSGNRNFEGRISPDVKMNYLASPPLVVAYALAGSMHFDFEADALGSDQDGNDVFLKDIWPAPGEIQDIIDSSISREQFIKQYATVFDGDERWTSLPTPTGPIFEWDDNSTYVRKAPYFDGMSMDLTPVSDITGARVMATLGDSVTTDHISPAGNIKIGTPAAKYLEEHGVRQKDFNSFGSRRGNHEVMIRGTFANIRLKNQLVRAVNDGAEVEGGFTRDFTKAGAPQSYIFDACQNYAEQGTPLVVFGGKEYGSGSSRDWAAKGTSLLGVKAVITESFERIHRSNLIGMGVVPLQFPAGESWESLGLDGTEIVSITGLEELNSGTTPKTVRVTAEPSEHSPEGKQKIEFDAVVRIDTPGEADYYRNGGILQYVLRSLV, encoded by the coding sequence GTGTCCACGGTGAACAGCTTCGGTGCCAAGAGCACCCTGACGGTCGGCAGCACCGACTACGAGATCTTCAGGATCGACACGGTTCCCGGCTTTGACAAGCTGCCGTTCAGCCTGAAGGTGCTCCTCGAGAACCTCCTCCGCACCGAAGACGGCGCGAACGTCACGAAGGCGCAGATCGAGGCCCTCGGCTCGTGGGATGCCGCCGCCGAGCCCAACACCGAGATCCAGTTCTCACCGGCCCGCGTGGTCATGCAGGACTTCACCGGTGTTCCCTGCATCGTCGACCTCGCGACCATGCGCGAGGCGGTCACCGCGCTCGGCGGCGATCCGAACAAGATCAACCCGCTCTCGCCGGCCGAGATGGTCATCGACCACTCCGTCATCGCCGACCTGTTCGGCACCGAGAACGCGCTGGAGCGCAACGTCGAGATCGAGTACGAGCGCAACGGCGAGCGCTACCAGTTCCTGCGCTGGGGCCAGACCGCGTTCAACGACTTCAAGGTCGTCCCGCCCGGAACCGGCATCGTCCACCAGGTGAACATCGAGCACCTGGCCAAGGTCATCTACGACCGCACCAACGGCGGCGTCCTCCAGGCGTACCCCGACACCTGCGTCGGCACCGACTCGCACACCACCATGGTCAACGGTCTCGGAGTCCTCGGCTGGGGCGTCGGCGGCATCGAAGCAGAGGCCGCCATGCTCGGCCAGCCGGTCTCGATGCTCATCCCGCGCGTCGTCGGCTTCAAGCTGACCGGCGAGATCCCCGCCGGCGTCACCGCGACCGACGTCGTCCTGACGATCACCGACATGCTCCGCAAGCACGGCGTCGTCGGCAAATTCGTCGAGTTCTACGGCGCCGGAGTGGCATCCGTGCCGCTCGCCAACCGCGCCACGATCGGCAACATGTCGCCGGAGTTCGGCTCGACGGCCGCGATCTTCCCGATCGACGACGTCACCACCGAGTATCTGCGCCTCACCGGCCGCGACGACCAGGCCGTGGCCCTCGTCGAGGAGTACGCCAAGCTGCAGGGCCTGTGGCACGACCCGGCCAGCGAGCCGGTGTTCAGCGAGTACATGGAGCTCGACCTCGGCACCGTGGTGCCGTCGATCGCCGGCCCCAAGCGTCCGCAGGACCGCATCCTCCTCTCCGAGGCGAAGACGCAGTTCGAGCAGGACATCGTCAACTACGCCACGCCGTCCACCTCGGACGAACTCGTCGACCTCGAGTCGAAGCACTCGTTCCCGGCATCCGACCCCGGCGCCGGTCCCGGTGACGAGGACCACGACACGCGCCCTGTGCACATCTCCAGCGGTGTGAACGGCTCGTCCAAGCCGGTTCCGGTCACGACCCCCGACGGCGAGAGCTACATCCTCGACCACGGCGCTGTCACGCTCGCGGCGATCACCTCGTGCACGAACACGTCGAACCCGTCGGTCATGATCGCCGCCGGTCTTCTCGCCCGCAAGGCGCGCGAGAAGGGCCTGAAGCAGAAGCCGTGGGTCAAGACCACGCTCGGCCCCGGCTCGAAGGTCGTCACCGACTACTACGAGAAGTCCGGTCTCGACAAGGACCTCGAGGGCCTCGGCTTCTATACGGTCGGCTACGGGTGCACGATCTGCATCGGAAACTCCGGACCGCTGATCGAGGAGGTCTCCACGGCCGTCAACGAGCACGACCTCGCCGTCACGGCCGTCCTCTCGGGCAACCGCAACTTCGAGGGCCGCATCAGCCCCGACGTGAAGATGAACTACCTCGCCTCGCCGCCGCTCGTGGTGGCGTACGCGCTGGCCGGTTCCATGCACTTCGACTTCGAAGCGGATGCTCTGGGATCCGACCAGGACGGCAACGACGTGTTCCTGAAGGACATCTGGCCGGCACCCGGCGAGATCCAGGACATCATCGACTCGTCGATCTCGCGTGAGCAGTTCATCAAGCAGTACGCCACCGTCTTCGACGGCGACGAGCGCTGGACGAGCCTGCCCACCCCGACAGGTCCGATCTTCGAGTGGGATGACAACTCGACCTACGTGCGCAAGGCACCGTACTTCGACGGCATGTCGATGGACCTGACCCCCGTCTCGGACATCACGGGCGCGCGCGTCATGGCGACGCTGGGCGACTCGGTCACCACCGACCACATCAGCCCGGCCGGCAACATCAAGATCGGCACGCCGGCGGCGAAGTACCTCGAGGAGCACGGCGTCCGCCAGAAGGACTTCAACTCCTTCGGCTCGCGTCGCGGAAACCACGAGGTGATGATCCGCGGAACCTTCGCGAACATCCGCCTGAAGAACCAGCTCGTCCGTGCCGTCAACGACGGTGCAGAGGTCGAGGGCGGTTTCACGCGCGACTTCACGAAGGCCGGTGCTCCGCAGTCGTACATCTTCGACGCCTGCCAGAACTACGCCGAGCAGGGCACGCCGCTCGTGGTCTTCGGCGGCAAGGAGTACGGCTCCGGCTCGTCGCGCGACTGGGCGGCCAAGGGTACGAGCCTGCTGGGCGTCAAGGCAGTCATCACCGAGAGCTTCGAGCGCATCCACCGCTCGAACCTCATCGGCATGGGCGTCGTTCCGCTGCAGTTCCCCGCCGGTGAGAGCTGGGAGTCGCTGGGCCTCGACGGCACCGAGATCGTCTCGATCACGGGTCTGGAGGAGCTCAACAGCGGCACCACGCCGAAGACCGTCCGCGTCACAGCCGAGCCGAGCGAGCACTCGCCCGAGGGCAAGCAGAAGATCGAGTTCGACGCTGTCGTCCGCATCGACACACCCGGTGAGGCCGACTACTACCGCAACGGCGGCATCCTGCAGTACGTGCTGCGTTCGCTGGTCTGA
- the sepH gene encoding septation protein SepH — MENVTIVGTEDDLLILATGSGERFALAIDDVLQREIRRARRRNADESPRVNVSPREIQAHIRSGLSAAETAEMLGIGVEDVARFEGPVLAEREHIVGQALAVPVLIGSEVEPDAQPTFGAAIRAKLADLNASAERWASWKEDSGWIVKLEFTAAEVSHDARWGFDPRHSALSPLNADATQLSRQGSLPEGLIPRLRAVEGARQESPYKDDSRFDSGAFGPRLLPAQETAVDEPVLPERSDPAAQNAATNRAPDQSTTSPETADLLEALRRRRGQRESAPLVSDFDDAEQSSHASSPIALFDSLGSDDDDDDERDEKPAQEPQDTSGRRRRRNAMPSWDEIVFGARTDD, encoded by the coding sequence ATGGAAAACGTCACAATCGTCGGCACAGAAGACGACCTGCTGATCCTCGCCACCGGTTCCGGCGAGCGGTTCGCACTCGCCATCGACGACGTTCTGCAGCGCGAGATCCGTCGCGCCCGTCGCCGCAACGCCGATGAGTCACCTCGCGTCAACGTCAGCCCTCGTGAGATCCAGGCGCACATCCGCTCCGGCCTCTCCGCGGCCGAGACCGCAGAGATGCTCGGCATCGGCGTCGAAGATGTTGCGCGTTTCGAGGGGCCCGTGCTCGCCGAGCGCGAGCACATCGTCGGGCAGGCACTCGCGGTGCCGGTGCTCATCGGGAGCGAGGTCGAGCCCGACGCGCAGCCGACGTTCGGCGCCGCAATCCGCGCGAAGCTCGCGGATCTGAACGCCTCCGCCGAGCGCTGGGCGAGCTGGAAGGAGGACTCCGGCTGGATCGTGAAGCTGGAGTTCACCGCCGCAGAGGTCTCGCACGATGCTCGCTGGGGCTTCGATCCGCGTCACAGTGCGTTGTCGCCCCTGAACGCCGATGCCACGCAGCTGTCGCGCCAGGGCTCGCTCCCCGAAGGCCTCATCCCGCGTCTGCGCGCAGTGGAGGGCGCCCGTCAGGAATCGCCGTACAAGGATGACAGCCGCTTCGACTCCGGCGCCTTCGGCCCGCGTCTGCTCCCCGCGCAGGAGACCGCGGTCGATGAGCCGGTCCTGCCGGAGCGCTCCGACCCTGCGGCGCAGAACGCCGCCACCAACCGCGCACCCGACCAGAGCACGACCAGCCCGGAGACGGCCGATCTGCTCGAGGCGCTGCGCCGCCGCCGCGGGCAGCGCGAGAGCGCGCCGCTCGTGAGCGACTTCGACGACGCGGAGCAGTCCTCGCACGCTTCGAGCCCGATCGCGCTGTTCGACTCCCTCGGGTCCGATGACGATGACGATGACGAGCGCGACGAGAAGCCCGCACAGGAGCCGCAGGACACGTCGGGTCGTCGCCGTCGGCGCAACGCGATGCCCTCCTGGGACGAGATCGTGTTCGGCGCCCGCACCGACGACTGA
- a CDS encoding DUF4193 domain-containing protein, whose protein sequence is MATDYDAPRKSEDDSESIEALKERVPDKLSGATGDEDSDNPSSFDLPGADLSDLELDVVVLPAQQDEFTCMSCFLVKHRSQLDHEGADGLICKECAA, encoded by the coding sequence ATGGCAACCGATTACGACGCCCCCCGAAAGAGCGAAGACGACTCCGAGTCGATCGAAGCCCTCAAGGAGCGTGTGCCGGACAAGCTGTCCGGCGCGACCGGTGACGAGGACTCGGACAACCCGTCCAGCTTCGACCTCCCGGGAGCCGACCTCTCCGACCTCGAGCTCGATGTCGTCGTGCTGCCTGCGCAGCAGGACGAGTTCACCTGCATGAGCTGTTTCCTCGTGAAGCACCGCTCGCAGCTCGACCACGAGGGAGCAGATGGTCTTATCTGCAAGGAGTGCGCTGCCTGA
- a CDS encoding alkaline phosphatase family protein codes for MADDLLGALRGGSGTLAPARSVVVIVIDGLGAIQLRAHSGHARHLIAGVGKKDIAHSVFPTTTAAALTTILTGVDPGMHGLVGYRVLDRPQDRLVNLLSGWESDGIDPLAWQPQPTVFERAVAAGHPAYAIGIAKYARSGFTKATLRGAEFVAAKSPAERVAIAYQLAADTPGALIYCYLPEVDKSGHHYGVDSAEWIAALEDIDHAVSIEPPRQVGVLITADHGMIDVPVHRHVVIEADDARLDGVRHFGGEPRMLHVYLQPDADATAVLDTWRSASEREADVLSRAEVLASGLYGAQTTADAAERIGELVVVSRGNRAFYDGTAEDQRSRGMVGQHGALTPEERQVPYIRRGAFRTAGS; via the coding sequence GTGGCGGATGACCTTCTGGGCGCATTGCGGGGCGGATCGGGAACGCTCGCGCCGGCTCGATCGGTCGTCGTGATCGTCATCGACGGACTCGGTGCCATCCAGCTGCGCGCACATTCCGGGCACGCCCGGCATCTGATCGCAGGGGTCGGAAAGAAGGACATCGCCCACTCCGTGTTCCCCACCACCACCGCCGCCGCCCTGACCACGATCCTCACGGGCGTCGATCCGGGGATGCACGGCCTTGTCGGCTATCGCGTGCTCGACCGCCCGCAGGACCGGCTTGTAAATCTGCTGTCCGGATGGGAGTCCGACGGGATCGACCCGCTCGCGTGGCAGCCGCAGCCCACGGTGTTCGAGCGTGCTGTCGCCGCCGGCCACCCCGCGTACGCGATCGGCATCGCGAAGTACGCACGCAGCGGATTCACGAAGGCCACGCTGCGCGGTGCCGAGTTCGTGGCGGCGAAGTCGCCGGCCGAGCGCGTCGCGATCGCCTATCAGCTCGCCGCGGACACCCCGGGGGCACTGATCTACTGCTATCTGCCGGAGGTCGACAAGTCGGGTCACCATTACGGCGTCGACTCCGCAGAGTGGATCGCGGCCCTCGAGGACATCGACCACGCCGTATCGATCGAGCCGCCTCGTCAGGTCGGCGTCCTCATCACGGCGGATCACGGCATGATCGACGTGCCGGTGCACCGTCACGTCGTGATCGAGGCGGATGATGCGCGCCTCGACGGCGTTCGGCACTTCGGCGGCGAGCCGCGCATGTTGCACGTCTACCTCCAGCCGGATGCCGACGCCACCGCCGTCCTCGACACGTGGCGGTCGGCGAGTGAGCGGGAGGCCGACGTCCTCAGCCGCGCGGAGGTGCTGGCCTCAGGACTGTACGGTGCGCAGACCACCGCCGACGCCGCCGAGCGCATCGGAGAACTGGTGGTCGTATCCCGTGGCAACAGGGCCTTCTACGACGGCACAGCCGAGGATCAGCGCTCGCGCGGCATGGTCGGACAGCACGGCGCGCTGACACCGGAGGAGCGGCAGGTCCCGTACATCCGGCGCGGAGCCTTCCGGACCGCCGGTTCCTGA
- the dxs gene encoding 1-deoxy-D-xylulose-5-phosphate synthase, with translation MPILPGITGPRDLDRLSRSQLAELAEEIRTFLVENVSQTGGHLGPNLGVVELTIALHRVFESPHDPFVFDTGHQSYVHKLLTGRQDFSALRLRGGLAGYPQRSESAHDVVESSHASSSLSWADGISRALTATGRDDRHVIAVVGDGALTGGMTWEALNNISDDNDRNLVIVVNDNGRSYAPTIGGMSRYLNRVRTAGAYKDLHHRSDRFFRAFGPVGRALFRGVRGGTHGFLSRFTNNEALYSNLDIKYLGPVDGHDIPALIETLELAKSYGAPVIVHAITEKGRGYQPARDDEADQFHAVNRIDPVTGEPLGSSSRGWTDVFSDALVRVGERNPRVIAMTAAMLRPTGLAPFAERFPERVYDVGIAEQHAVTSAAGLAYGGLHPVVALYATFMGRAFDQVLMDVALHRAGVTFVLDRAGVTGPDGPSHHGMWDLAMLQIVPHIRIAAPRDGARLAEALDEAVAVDDAPTVIRFPKGGVADDIEAIERLDDGVDVLSRGESEDVLIVGIGPFAALAMDVAARLRAQGIGAMVVDPRWAIPVQPSIVELAARHRLVITLEDGIRVGGIGTRVRQVLREAGIDTAVDELGLPDEFIDHASRDQILADAGLTASKIAQDVVAQVLGTRIPVARNAGETGAIDLPLRERR, from the coding sequence ATGCCCATTCTTCCCGGCATCACCGGACCGCGTGATCTCGATCGGCTCAGCCGATCGCAGCTGGCAGAACTGGCCGAGGAGATCCGCACGTTCCTCGTCGAGAACGTGTCGCAGACCGGGGGACACCTGGGCCCCAACCTCGGGGTGGTCGAACTCACGATCGCGCTGCACCGCGTATTCGAATCCCCGCACGATCCGTTCGTCTTCGACACCGGACATCAGTCGTACGTGCACAAGCTGCTCACGGGGCGTCAGGACTTCTCCGCGCTGCGCCTGCGGGGAGGCCTCGCCGGCTACCCCCAGCGCAGCGAGAGCGCGCACGACGTCGTGGAATCCTCGCACGCCTCGAGCTCGCTGAGCTGGGCCGACGGCATCTCGCGCGCCCTGACGGCCACGGGGCGGGACGACCGGCACGTCATCGCGGTCGTCGGCGACGGCGCTCTCACGGGAGGCATGACGTGGGAGGCACTCAACAACATCTCCGATGACAACGACCGCAACCTCGTGATCGTGGTCAACGACAACGGACGCTCCTACGCGCCCACCATCGGTGGCATGTCGCGCTACCTGAACCGGGTTCGCACGGCGGGCGCATACAAGGACCTGCACCACCGATCCGATCGGTTCTTCCGCGCATTCGGGCCGGTCGGGCGTGCGCTGTTCCGAGGCGTCCGAGGCGGAACCCACGGGTTCCTGTCCCGCTTCACGAACAACGAAGCGCTGTACTCGAATCTCGACATCAAGTATCTGGGGCCCGTCGACGGCCACGACATCCCCGCTCTCATCGAGACGCTCGAGCTCGCGAAGTCATACGGCGCTCCCGTGATCGTGCACGCGATCACCGAGAAGGGACGCGGGTACCAGCCCGCGCGCGACGACGAAGCCGATCAGTTCCATGCCGTCAACCGCATCGATCCCGTCACCGGAGAGCCGCTCGGGTCGAGCTCCAGAGGCTGGACGGACGTGTTCTCCGACGCCCTGGTGCGCGTGGGCGAGCGGAATCCACGGGTCATCGCCATGACCGCGGCGATGCTGCGTCCGACCGGTCTCGCTCCTTTCGCTGAGCGCTTTCCTGAGCGCGTATACGACGTCGGCATCGCCGAGCAGCATGCCGTCACCTCCGCCGCGGGACTCGCGTACGGCGGACTGCATCCGGTCGTCGCGCTCTACGCCACCTTCATGGGACGCGCCTTCGACCAGGTGCTCATGGACGTCGCACTGCACAGGGCCGGCGTGACCTTCGTGCTCGATCGCGCCGGGGTCACCGGGCCCGACGGCCCGAGCCACCATGGGATGTGGGATCTGGCGATGCTGCAGATCGTGCCGCACATCCGCATCGCCGCGCCACGCGACGGCGCCCGCCTCGCCGAGGCTCTCGACGAGGCTGTGGCGGTGGATGACGCCCCCACGGTGATCCGGTTCCCGAAGGGCGGTGTCGCCGACGACATCGAGGCGATCGAACGCCTGGATGACGGTGTCGACGTGCTGTCGCGCGGCGAGTCCGAGGACGTCCTGATCGTCGGGATCGGACCGTTCGCGGCGCTTGCGATGGATGTCGCGGCGAGGCTGCGCGCGCAGGGCATCGGCGCCATGGTCGTCGACCCGCGCTGGGCGATCCCGGTGCAGCCGTCGATCGTCGAGCTCGCCGCCCGCCATCGCCTGGTGATCACCCTGGAGGACGGCATCCGCGTTGGCGGAATCGGCACCCGTGTGCGTCAGGTGCTGCGCGAGGCCGGTATCGACACCGCCGTGGACGAGCTCGGCCTTCCGGACGAGTTCAT
- a CDS encoding DUF3710 domain-containing protein produces MTEEITQPSSKSAPANRAAEGPFDESEANPIRPYIDLGGIKILPREGLNLRLEVEEQTKRIVAVGLDYADSSLQVQPFAAPRTLGLWHETRMQLIDQVRQQGGRVEEREGPLGKELLAEVPGPASEGSALNLARFVGVDGPRWFLRGVIGGAAASDPEAAAKVEDLFRSIVVVRGGSPMPPRDLIPLKMPATPGSA; encoded by the coding sequence ATGACTGAAGAGATCACCCAGCCCTCGTCGAAGTCGGCGCCGGCGAACCGCGCCGCGGAGGGCCCGTTCGACGAGTCCGAGGCGAACCCGATCCGCCCGTACATCGACCTCGGCGGCATCAAGATCCTCCCTCGCGAGGGACTCAATCTGCGCCTCGAGGTCGAGGAGCAGACGAAGCGCATCGTGGCCGTCGGGCTCGACTACGCGGACTCGTCGCTGCAGGTGCAGCCGTTCGCCGCACCGCGCACGCTGGGTCTCTGGCACGAGACGCGGATGCAGCTCATCGATCAGGTCCGTCAGCAGGGCGGCAGGGTCGAAGAGCGCGAAGGTCCCCTCGGCAAGGAGCTCCTGGCCGAGGTGCCCGGCCCCGCGTCCGAGGGCTCCGCGCTGAACCTCGCCCGCTTCGTCGGCGTCGACGGGCCGCGCTGGTTCCTGCGCGGCGTGATCGGGGGAGCAGCGGCATCCGATCCCGAGGCAGCGGCCAAGGTCGAGGACCTCTTCCGCTCGATCGTCGTGGTGCGCGGCGGCTCGCCGATGCCGCCGCGCGATCTGATCCCGCTGAAGATGCCCGCCACCCCCGGTTCCGCGTGA
- a CDS encoding DUF3093 domain-containing protein, whose protein sequence is MTDTRIRYRERLSPSLWMLVTAAVAAPMLALTFTPFGALPALLIGIAVALVLIAALIAGSPAILVEGTVLHAGRAHIDARWLGEVTELAGEQARTARGSGLSARGWHLLRGGIDGVVVVQNIDPDDPVTAWTISTRTPDRLASAIRDAESAAAHV, encoded by the coding sequence ATGACCGACACGCGCATCCGCTATCGCGAACGACTTTCGCCGAGCCTGTGGATGCTGGTGACCGCCGCCGTCGCCGCACCGATGCTCGCGCTGACGTTCACGCCTTTCGGAGCGCTGCCGGCGCTGCTCATCGGCATCGCGGTCGCGCTGGTGCTGATCGCGGCGCTCATCGCCGGCTCTCCCGCCATCCTCGTCGAGGGAACGGTCCTGCACGCGGGTCGCGCACACATCGATGCCCGCTGGCTCGGCGAGGTGACGGAGCTGGCCGGCGAGCAAGCCCGCACTGCACGCGGCTCCGGCCTGTCGGCCCGCGGCTGGCATCTGCTGCGTGGAGGTATCGACGGCGTGGTGGTCGTGCAGAACATCGACCCCGATGACCCCGTGACGGCCTGGACGATCTCGACCCGCACGCCCGACCGTCTCGCGTCCGCCATCCGTGACGCGGAGAGCGCGGCAGCGCACGTCTGA